A window from Acidobacteriota bacterium encodes these proteins:
- the queC gene encoding 7-cyano-7-deazaguanine synthase QueC, with translation MVRKRVVLTLSGGMDSTTLLYQLLSQGHHVQALGIDYGQRHRKELGAAAGICARVGVSFKSADLSAVTGFLAGSALTSPDVEVPSGEYDPESMKVTVVPNRNMLMLAVALAWAISSDCGTVAYAAHAGDHEVYPDCRPEFVRALARTAGLCHYEPIELTVPFLHLTKVDIVRLGTRLDVPFGLTWSCYRGEDLHCGRCGTCRERSGAFARAGVADPTVYRSRPASAPAGVPGSIGAQ, from the coding sequence GTGGTTCGAAAACGAGTCGTTCTGACGCTTTCGGGAGGGATGGACTCCACCACGCTTCTGTATCAGCTTCTCTCCCAGGGGCATCACGTCCAGGCTCTGGGCATCGACTACGGACAACGGCATCGAAAGGAACTCGGCGCAGCCGCCGGAATCTGCGCCCGGGTGGGAGTTTCCTTCAAGAGCGCCGATCTTTCCGCGGTCACGGGATTCCTGGCGGGGAGCGCCCTCACCAGCCCGGACGTCGAGGTCCCGTCGGGGGAGTACGATCCGGAGAGCATGAAGGTCACCGTGGTCCCCAACCGCAACATGTTGATGCTGGCGGTGGCCCTGGCCTGGGCCATCTCTTCCGATTGCGGCACGGTCGCCTACGCCGCCCATGCCGGAGACCACGAGGTCTATCCCGACTGCCGCCCCGAATTCGTCCGGGCTCTGGCCAGGACCGCCGGCCTTTGCCACTACGAGCCCATCGAACTGACGGTCCCGTTCCTGCACCTCACCAAGGTCGACATCGTCCGCCTCGGGACCCGGTTGGACGTTCCGTTCGGTCTGACCTGGAGCTGCTACCGGGGTGAGGATCTGCACTGCGGCCGGTGCGGGACCTGCAGGGAGCGATCCGGCGCCTTCGCCCGCGCCGGTGTTGCGGACCCCACCGTCTACCGGAGCCGGCCGGCCTCGGCTCCCGCCGGCGTCCCGGGGTCGATCGGCGCCCAATGA
- a CDS encoding sodium-coupled permease, translated as MMKWFLAAATLSMGQVLGQPEAGAAAAGFAGSGLHWIDGVIIAVYALGMISLGWYYRRRQKSLDEYFVGNRTMNPGLIGISMFVTLFSTISFLATPGEVYGKGPAILTSSLSIPFYYLIVGYLIVPAYMRFRLISAYELLEQKKGLSVRLTGAVLFIMLRLTWMSLLIHLSAQAMLLMLGLEQDKLPYVALVIGAVAITYASFGGLRAVVITDFLQFCLLCGGALLVVITVTVRLGGFGWFPTEWSPSWDTQPLFSLDPNVRVTAFWSIVSGTLWWVCTAGGDQTAVQRFMSVRDVKAARRSFLLNSFAGILVNVILALVAFSLLGFFEARPELLPAGVDADRVFPYYIVHLLPIGVSGLVISGLFAAAMSSVDSGVNSLTAVVVTDFVGRFRRRALSEIARVRLSQALALAIGLIVVLGSSFVVGNVPGNFVEIAQRTLHLYVGALFLLFFLAIFVPFSTASGTIAGSLAALLAAACVAYWGSLNQMTLDLGWVPLSERTGIVDFSFQWILPVSLPVGLAAGCVVSWIQRCMRKGAAVS; from the coding sequence ATGATGAAGTGGTTCCTGGCGGCGGCAACCCTGTCCATGGGGCAGGTACTGGGTCAGCCCGAGGCCGGCGCGGCGGCGGCCGGCTTCGCGGGCAGCGGCCTGCACTGGATCGACGGAGTCATCATCGCAGTCTACGCCCTGGGGATGATCTCCCTGGGCTGGTACTACCGGCGGCGCCAGAAGAGCCTGGACGAGTACTTCGTGGGCAACCGGACCATGAACCCGGGGCTCATCGGCATCTCCATGTTCGTGACCCTCTTCAGCACCATCTCCTTCCTGGCCACACCGGGCGAAGTCTACGGAAAGGGGCCCGCCATCCTGACTTCGTCTCTCTCGATTCCCTTCTACTACCTCATCGTGGGTTACCTGATCGTCCCGGCCTACATGCGCTTTCGGCTGATCAGCGCCTACGAACTGCTGGAGCAGAAAAAAGGCCTGAGCGTCCGCCTGACCGGCGCCGTCCTGTTCATCATGCTCCGGTTGACCTGGATGTCGCTGCTCATCCACCTGAGCGCTCAAGCCATGCTTCTGATGCTGGGTCTCGAGCAGGACAAGCTTCCCTACGTGGCACTGGTGATCGGAGCCGTGGCCATCACCTATGCGTCCTTCGGCGGTCTGCGGGCCGTGGTCATCACGGACTTCCTGCAGTTCTGCCTCCTGTGCGGCGGGGCGCTGCTGGTGGTGATCACGGTGACGGTTCGCCTCGGCGGATTCGGTTGGTTCCCCACCGAATGGAGCCCCTCCTGGGACACTCAACCCCTGTTCAGCCTGGACCCCAACGTCCGGGTCACGGCGTTCTGGTCCATCGTGTCGGGAACCCTCTGGTGGGTCTGCACGGCCGGAGGCGATCAGACCGCGGTCCAACGCTTCATGTCGGTTCGGGACGTCAAGGCGGCGCGGCGGTCTTTTTTGCTGAATTCGTTCGCCGGCATCCTGGTGAACGTGATTCTGGCCCTGGTGGCCTTCTCACTGCTGGGTTTCTTCGAGGCTCGCCCGGAACTCCTGCCCGCAGGCGTCGATGCCGATCGAGTGTTTCCCTACTACATCGTTCACCTGCTTCCCATCGGCGTATCGGGCCTCGTGATTTCCGGCCTCTTCGCCGCGGCCATGTCGAGTGTCGACTCCGGAGTCAATTCGCTCACGGCGGTGGTGGTGACCGATTTCGTCGGCCGGTTCCGGCGGCGCGCACTGAGCGAAATCGCGCGCGTCCGTCTCTCGCAGGCGCTGGCTCTCGCCATTGGACTGATCGTGGTCCTGGGATCCTCGTTCGTGGTGGGAAACGTGCCGGGCAACTTCGTGGAAATCGCGCAACGCACCCTTCATCTGTACGTCGGCGCCCTCTTTCTGCTCTTCTTTCTCGCCATATTCGTACCCTTCTCCACCGCTTCGGGAACTATCGCAGGGTCGCTGGCGGCCCTTCTGGCGGCGGCCTGCGTGGCCTACTGGGGTTCGCTGAACCAGATGACCCTGGACCTGGGTTGGGTTCCGTTGTCGGAACGGACCGGAATCGTGGACTTCAGCTTTCAGTGGATCCTGCCGGTATCGCTTCCCGTGGGCCTGGCGGCCGGCTGCGTGGTCAGTTGGATCCAGCGGTGTATGAGGAAAGGAGCAGCGGTTTCCTGA